In Nerophis lumbriciformis linkage group LG12, RoL_Nlum_v2.1, whole genome shotgun sequence, a single genomic region encodes these proteins:
- the LOC140679280 gene encoding probable RNA-binding protein 19, producing the protein MSRLIVKNLPNGMKEERFRGMFADFGTVTDCTLKFTKSGKFRKFGFVGFKSEEDANNALKHFNRSFVDTSLVSRVEMCKSFGDPTKAKAWSKHTQSSAPDKPSKPTKTDNEKAEHISEEG; encoded by the exons ATGTCGAGACTCATCGTTAAAAACCTCCCAAATGGG ATGAAGGAGGAGAGGTTTCGAGGGATGTTCGCGGACTTTGGGACCGTAACAGACTGCACCCTCAAGTTCACCAAAAGTGGCAAGTTCCGCAAGTTTGGCTTTGTCGGCTTCAAAAGTGAGGAAGATGCGAACAATGCCTTGAAACATTTTAACAGGAGCTTCGTGGACACATCGCTAgtatccagg GTGGAGATGTGCAAGTCGTTTGGAGACCCCACTAAAGCAAAAGCTTGGAGCAAACACACTCAGAGCTCAGCTCCAGACAAACCATCCAAACCAACTAAAACTGACAATGAAAAGGCGGAACATATTa GTGAAGAAGGGTAA